The following are encoded together in the Flavobacterium haoranii genome:
- a CDS encoding ExbD/TolR family protein has product MRIGKNKNKVSTEFNMSSMTDIVFLLLIFFMLTSTMVTTNALDLVLPKGKGKTDSNKSLSVSIDKDLNFFIDKNKVDETQLEELLLAQMQGSENKAIVLRAEKSVPHEKVVYVMDIAYRNQIKMVVAVNPK; this is encoded by the coding sequence ATGAGAATTGGTAAAAACAAAAATAAAGTATCAACAGAATTCAATATGTCGTCAATGACGGATATTGTTTTCTTGTTGCTTATATTTTTTATGCTTACCTCCACAATGGTTACTACAAATGCCTTAGACTTAGTTTTACCTAAAGGAAAAGGAAAAACAGATAGTAACAAAAGTTTGTCGGTAAGTATTGATAAAGATTTGAACTTTTTTATCGACAAAAATAAAGTCGACGAAACTCAACTTGAAGAGCTTTTGCTAGCTCAAATGCAAGGAAGTGAAAATAAAGCTATTGTTTTACGTGCCGAGAAATCGGTACCTCACGAAAAAGTAGTTTATGTAATGGATATCGCATACCGCAATCAAATAAAAATGGTTGTAGCAGTTAATCCAAAATAA
- a CDS encoding MotA/TolQ/ExbB proton channel family protein, which yields MSLFLQADSLAIANEVLTDDQPVEKTLSIWELLTSGGIGGQAIILVLFILLFLALFLYFERLMAINKASKIDANFMNNIKMNIMSGKIDSAKMLCAQTNSPVARLIEKGISRIGKPLEDINTAIENAGNLELYKLEKNTSMLATISGAGPMIGFLGTVLGMILAFHKMASGGGQIEVGALAEGIYTAMTTTVVGLIVGIIAYMGYNHLVVKTNKVVNQMEANAVEFLDLLNEPV from the coding sequence ATGAGTTTATTTCTTCAAGCAGATAGTTTAGCAATTGCTAACGAAGTTTTAACTGATGATCAACCAGTAGAAAAAACCTTATCAATTTGGGAGCTTTTAACTAGTGGAGGAATTGGTGGTCAAGCCATTATTTTAGTGCTTTTTATTTTGTTGTTTTTAGCTTTGTTCTTGTATTTCGAACGCTTAATGGCAATTAATAAAGCAAGTAAAATTGATGCAAATTTCATGAATAATATTAAAATGAATATTATGTCAGGTAAAATAGATAGTGCTAAAATGCTTTGTGCTCAAACTAATTCCCCAGTTGCTCGTTTAATTGAGAAAGGAATTTCTCGCATTGGTAAACCACTTGAAGATATAAATACGGCTATTGAAAATGCGGGTAACTTAGAATTATATAAACTAGAGAAAAATACAAGTATGCTAGCTACTATTTCTGGAGCTGGACCAATGATTGGTTTCCTTGGAACAGTTTTAGGTATGATTCTTGCTTTCCATAAAATGGCAAGTGGAGGAGGGCAAATAGAAGTTGGTGCGCTTGCAGAAGGTATTTATACTGCAATGACGACTACAGTTGTAGGTTTAATTGTAGGTATTATTGCTTATATGGGATACAATCACTTAGTTGTTAAAACAAACAAAGTGGTAAACCAAATGGAAGCAAATGCAGTAGAGTTCTTAGATTTATTAAACGAGCCAGTATAG
- the nhaD gene encoding sodium:proton antiporter NhaD: METLLIVIFILGYLGIAMEHTFKIDKLIPALGMMAILWAIIAVNHMQVYEILPGVGKEAHHVEGVLLHHLGKTAEILFFLMGAMTIVEIVDYFDGFSTIKSFIKTKSKTRLLWLFTTLAFVLSAIIDNLTATIVLITILQKIIKDKEVRLWFAGLIVIAANAGGAWSPIGDVTTTMLWIANKVSAASLIEHVLIPSILCYVVPVVIASRMAIFKGKVEDDTTEEEESSSKYGSVMFYLGLGAIMFVPIFKTITHLPPYVGMMLSLAIVAAIAEFLSNREFSMGGATAGEGSHNHSPVHKSLSKIEMPSILFFLGILMAVAALESLGMLFDFAGILEAYVPNLGTEHHSTKISDLVVLLLGAGSAVIDNVPLVAASIGMFQIGMDEPAWHFIAYAAGTGGSILIIGSAAGVVAMGMEKIDFFWYLKKIGWLALIGFLAGSAGFIIIRDVILNAAP, from the coding sequence ATGGAAACTTTATTAATTGTAATTTTTATTCTTGGATATTTAGGTATTGCTATGGAGCATACTTTTAAAATAGATAAATTAATCCCTGCTTTAGGAATGATGGCTATTTTATGGGCTATTATTGCTGTAAATCACATGCAGGTTTATGAAATTTTACCAGGAGTTGGTAAAGAAGCGCATCATGTAGAAGGTGTGTTGTTACATCATTTAGGAAAAACAGCTGAAATTTTATTTTTCTTAATGGGAGCTATGACTATTGTTGAAATTGTAGACTATTTTGACGGTTTTTCAACTATTAAGTCATTTATTAAAACAAAAAGTAAAACAAGATTACTTTGGTTGTTCACTACTTTAGCGTTTGTCTTATCGGCTATTATCGATAACCTTACTGCTACAATTGTTCTAATCACAATTTTACAAAAAATCATTAAAGACAAAGAAGTTAGACTTTGGTTTGCCGGTTTAATTGTTATTGCTGCTAATGCTGGTGGTGCTTGGTCACCAATTGGTGACGTTACTACTACAATGCTTTGGATTGCTAATAAGGTTTCAGCTGCTTCTTTAATCGAACACGTATTAATTCCTTCAATTCTTTGTTATGTAGTTCCTGTAGTAATTGCTTCTCGTATGGCAATTTTTAAAGGTAAAGTTGAGGATGATACAACTGAAGAAGAAGAAAGTTCGTCAAAATATGGTTCTGTAATGTTTTACCTTGGATTGGGTGCTATTATGTTTGTTCCTATCTTTAAAACAATTACACATTTACCACCATACGTTGGTATGATGTTATCTTTAGCTATCGTTGCGGCTATTGCAGAATTTTTGAGTAATCGTGAATTCAGCATGGGTGGAGCAACAGCTGGTGAAGGTTCTCATAATCATAGCCCAGTTCATAAGTCACTTTCTAAAATTGAGATGCCAAGTATTTTATTTTTCTTAGGTATTTTAATGGCGGTTGCTGCTTTAGAATCTTTAGGAATGTTATTTGATTTTGCTGGAATTTTAGAAGCTTATGTCCCAAATTTAGGAACAGAACACCATTCAACAAAAATTTCTGATTTAGTTGTATTGTTATTAGGAGCGGGTTCAGCTGTTATTGATAATGTGCCTTTAGTAGCAGCAAGTATTGGAATGTTCCAAATTGGTATGGATGAACCAGCCTGGCATTTTATTGCTTATGCTGCAGGAACAGGAGGAAGTATTTTAATTATTGGTTCTGCTGCGGGTGTAGTAGCAATGGGAATGGAAAAAATTGATTTCTTTTGGTATTTGAAAAAAATTGGTTGGTTAGCCTTAATTGGATTTTTAGCAGGATCGGCTGGTTTTATAATTATTAGAGATGTAATTTTAAATGCTGCTCCATAA
- a CDS encoding anhydro-N-acetylmuramic acid kinase has product MIKENYNVIGVMSGTSLDGIDFSYLKFYKKDQKWNFEVLNVETFSYNSNWKETLNSAFYLKKEELDVLNKNYTQFLAGQIQLFIDKNKIEDVDAVCSHGHTILHQPEKGLTLQIGNLPEIATILKKTVVCNFRVQDVKLGGQGAPLVPIGDELLFSEYDYCLNLGGFSNVSFNENGKRIAFDISPVNIVLNYFTEKIGFQYDNEGELAKSGVINNQLLKELNALDFYEKSYPKSLGKEFVQKEILPIINKYEISINDILRTFVEHIAIQLVKEIKDNSSVLITGGGAYNIFLIERLKELNPTANWIIPNKKLIEFKEALIFGFLGVLKLRNEINVLASVTGASKNHSSGNIFHYPQKDC; this is encoded by the coding sequence ATGATTAAAGAAAACTACAACGTTATAGGCGTAATGTCAGGAACTTCCTTGGATGGAATTGATTTTTCTTACTTAAAATTCTATAAAAAGGACCAAAAATGGAATTTTGAGGTTCTTAATGTTGAAACATTTTCTTACAATTCGAACTGGAAAGAAACTTTAAATAGTGCCTTTTATTTAAAAAAGGAAGAATTAGATGTTTTAAATAAAAATTACACTCAATTTTTAGCAGGCCAAATTCAATTATTTATTGATAAAAATAAAATAGAAGATGTTGATGCGGTTTGTAGTCATGGACATACTATTTTACATCAACCTGAAAAAGGGCTAACATTACAAATTGGAAATTTACCTGAAATAGCCACTATATTAAAGAAAACTGTTGTATGTAATTTTAGAGTTCAAGATGTGAAATTAGGTGGGCAAGGAGCACCATTGGTGCCAATTGGAGATGAATTACTTTTTTCAGAATATGATTATTGTTTGAATTTAGGTGGTTTTTCTAATGTTTCATTTAATGAAAACGGAAAACGTATAGCTTTTGATATTTCACCTGTTAATATAGTGCTGAATTATTTTACTGAAAAAATTGGTTTTCAATATGACAACGAAGGGGAATTAGCAAAATCAGGAGTTATTAATAATCAATTATTAAAAGAGCTAAATGCTTTAGATTTTTATGAGAAATCATATCCTAAATCGCTAGGAAAAGAGTTTGTACAAAAAGAAATTCTACCTATAATAAACAAATATGAAATATCGATTAATGATATTTTAAGAACATTCGTTGAACATATAGCTATTCAGCTTGTAAAAGAAATAAAAGATAATTCGAGCGTTTTAATTACTGGCGGAGGCGCTTATAATATTTTTTTAATTGAAAGATTAAAAGAACTAAATCCAACCGCAAATTGGATAATCCCAAATAAAAAATTAATCGAGTTTAAAGAAGCTCTAATATTTGGATTTTTAGGTGTTTTGAAGTTAAGAAACGAAATTAATGTTTTGGCTTCAGTTACTGGAGCGTCTAAAAATCATTCTTCAGGAAATATTTTTCACTATCCTCAAAAAGATTGTTAG
- the gltB gene encoding glutamate synthase large subunit, protein MEDQGLYRSSFEHDSCGIGFIAQVHGEANHQLVADGITMLENMEHRGGTGIDSCSGDGAGILTQVPDEFFRSELTKIGIELPEKGHYGVGMIFFPRDKKLRALCRETINAILENRGFDLLGYRKVPVNNESLGNAPKETEPAIEQLFVSHEEFSGDSREFERRLYVLRKEITKTIHLRFSLTDENFYIASFSSKTIVYKGQLTTFQVKEYFLDVSNPLYKSKVILIHSRFSTNTFPKWHLAQPFRFLAHNGEINTIQGNVNWMQSFQNHIESSHFSPKDIATLNPVVNHKNSDSANLDNMLELLYQAGRSMPYSMMMLIPEAWQEDKNMDEAKRNFYQYHASLIEPWDGPASLCFTNGDFVGATLDRNGLRPSRFCFTKDGRIILSSEAGALPIEEENIDRKGRLEPGKIFLIDLNKERFIEDDEVKAEIVNQKPYKTWISNNEISIEQLPKRNKSYAIENPEDLFVKQKMFGFSEEDIDRHLVETITSGKEPIGSMGFDSPLAILSDKPQHLSNYFKQHFAQVSNPPIDPLRERIMMSLNTSIGRSFNILSTTPAHCKQITFEHPVATNEQLEAVRQVDHTNFRSKQINAVFEADGKPGRLREALRKICKEADKALLDEGINILIISDRNSSDKWAPIPSLLAVGTIHHHLTRKKLRVRTGIAVEAGDVLNSHHFATLIGYGANVVNPYMAFASIDAYCKKYQKEDEKAYYYKNFTKSINDGLLKIFSKMGISTLQSYHGAQIFEAVGIHNEVIQYAFTGTVSRIEGLNFDDIAKEILQKHHYAYDFNEHYLTTGGFFQWNKEGEKHLLSPEVIHLLQQSAWKNDYQQYKQFAELVNSSEKISLRNLLKFRKRISVPLEEVESVTSILKRFSTGAMSFGSLSWEAHTSLAVAMNRIGGKSNSGEGGEDPIRYEKTEMRSAVKQVASGRFGVTIEYLTEANEIQIKVAQGAKPGEGGQLPGYKVDEWIGKVRHSTPGVSLISPPPHHDIYSIEDLAQLIYDLKSANPSARINVKLVSKAGVGTIAAGVVKAKAEAIMISGYDGGTGASPISSIQHAGLPWELGLAEANQTLVMNGLRDRVVLQTDGQLRTAKDIAIATLLGAEEWSISTAALITQGCIMMRKCHTNTCPVGVATQNKTLRELFKGKPEYVINYFTHIATELREIMASLGFRTINEMVGQVDVLKVDPNSSTIWKTKTLNLDALLYKAHNTYNIPNHIFSCQAFNLEGSLNQRIVDEIFPRFKGENFIEKNYTIFNLDRSVGTTLSHYMVKYEKENLEKTPYIKLNFIGSAGQSFGAFAHANLFLNLIGQANDYFGKGLSGGQLVAKKAKEATFLSRENSIVGNVALYGATSGNIFINGRAGERFAVRNSGADVIVEGVGAHGCEYMTGGKVIVLGTIGKNFGAGMSGGIAYLYKTQENLEAMVNFEMLEFDEITTNEHEFLFDKIQEHIRLTNSTLGKEILADWNVTKHHLVKLIPNEYKKIILATQTKVAEY, encoded by the coding sequence ATGGAAGATCAAGGTTTATATAGAAGTTCATTTGAACACGATTCATGCGGAATAGGATTCATTGCTCAAGTTCACGGCGAAGCCAATCATCAACTAGTTGCCGACGGAATTACCATGTTGGAAAATATGGAACATCGTGGCGGAACAGGAATCGATTCTTGTTCGGGTGACGGTGCCGGAATTTTAACGCAAGTTCCAGATGAATTTTTCAGAAGCGAATTGACAAAAATAGGAATTGAATTACCCGAAAAAGGACATTATGGCGTGGGAATGATTTTCTTTCCAAGAGATAAAAAATTACGTGCTCTTTGTCGGGAAACCATCAATGCTATTTTAGAAAACAGAGGTTTTGATTTGTTGGGCTACCGAAAAGTTCCCGTAAATAACGAATCTTTAGGAAATGCACCTAAAGAAACCGAACCTGCTATCGAACAACTTTTTGTTTCTCATGAAGAATTCTCTGGCGATTCTCGTGAATTTGAACGTCGTTTGTATGTGCTGCGAAAAGAAATCACAAAAACAATCCACTTGCGATTTAGCCTAACGGACGAAAATTTCTACATCGCTTCGTTTTCGTCTAAGACTATTGTATACAAAGGTCAATTGACTACTTTCCAAGTGAAAGAATATTTTTTAGATGTGTCCAATCCGTTGTACAAATCGAAAGTTATTTTAATTCACTCCCGATTTTCTACCAATACATTTCCGAAATGGCATTTGGCACAACCGTTCCGCTTTTTGGCACACAATGGCGAAATTAACACCATTCAAGGAAATGTAAACTGGATGCAATCCTTCCAAAATCATATTGAATCTTCGCATTTTTCTCCCAAAGATATTGCAACTTTAAATCCTGTGGTTAATCATAAAAATTCCGATTCTGCCAATTTAGATAATATGTTAGAATTGCTCTATCAAGCCGGAAGAAGTATGCCGTATAGCATGATGATGTTAATTCCAGAAGCTTGGCAAGAAGATAAAAATATGGACGAAGCCAAACGCAATTTTTACCAATATCACGCTTCGTTAATAGAACCTTGGGACGGTCCGGCTTCCTTGTGTTTTACCAATGGTGATTTTGTAGGCGCAACTTTAGATCGAAACGGATTACGTCCGTCACGATTTTGTTTTACCAAAGATGGTCGAATCATTTTATCATCGGAAGCAGGCGCTTTACCCATAGAAGAAGAAAATATCGACCGTAAAGGGCGTTTGGAACCGGGAAAAATATTTTTGATCGATTTAAACAAAGAGCGTTTTATTGAAGACGACGAAGTAAAAGCGGAAATCGTCAACCAAAAACCCTATAAAACTTGGATTTCCAATAACGAAATCAGTATTGAACAACTTCCGAAACGCAACAAATCGTATGCAATTGAAAATCCGGAAGACTTGTTTGTAAAACAGAAAATGTTTGGCTTTAGCGAAGAAGATATCGACCGCCATTTAGTGGAAACGATTACTTCTGGCAAAGAGCCTATTGGTTCTATGGGATTCGATTCGCCTTTGGCAATCCTTTCCGATAAACCCCAACATTTGAGTAATTATTTCAAGCAACATTTTGCGCAAGTCAGCAATCCGCCCATTGATCCGCTTCGCGAACGCATCATGATGTCGCTGAATACGAGTATTGGTCGCTCGTTTAATATTTTATCGACAACTCCGGCACATTGCAAACAAATTACTTTTGAACATCCGGTTGCCACAAACGAACAATTAGAAGCTGTTCGCCAAGTTGATCATACCAATTTTAGAAGTAAACAAATCAATGCTGTTTTTGAGGCTGATGGAAAACCAGGACGATTGCGTGAAGCACTTCGAAAAATTTGCAAAGAAGCAGACAAAGCCTTGTTAGACGAAGGAATCAATATTTTAATTATTTCCGATAGAAATTCTAGTGATAAATGGGCTCCAATTCCATCCTTATTAGCAGTCGGAACCATTCATCATCATTTAACTCGTAAAAAATTACGCGTTAGAACCGGAATAGCCGTTGAAGCTGGCGATGTTTTAAATTCGCATCATTTCGCTACTTTAATTGGTTACGGAGCTAATGTGGTCAACCCATACATGGCTTTTGCTTCCATTGATGCTTATTGCAAAAAATATCAAAAAGAAGACGAAAAAGCCTATTACTATAAAAATTTTACTAAATCAATTAATGACGGACTATTGAAGATTTTCTCTAAAATGGGAATTTCAACATTACAATCTTATCATGGTGCTCAAATATTTGAAGCAGTTGGTATTCACAATGAAGTCATTCAATATGCTTTCACAGGAACCGTTTCGCGCATTGAAGGTTTAAACTTTGATGATATTGCGAAAGAAATTTTGCAAAAACACCACTATGCTTACGATTTCAACGAACATTATTTAACAACTGGTGGTTTTTTCCAATGGAATAAAGAAGGTGAAAAACATTTACTTTCGCCAGAAGTTATTCATTTATTACAACAATCGGCTTGGAAAAACGATTACCAACAATATAAACAATTTGCCGAATTAGTCAATTCAAGCGAAAAAATTTCACTTCGCAACTTATTAAAATTCAGAAAACGAATCAGCGTTCCATTGGAAGAAGTCGAATCTGTAACTTCGATTTTAAAACGATTTTCAACCGGAGCTATGTCTTTTGGTTCATTGTCGTGGGAAGCACACACTTCCCTAGCAGTTGCCATGAATAGAATTGGCGGAAAATCCAATTCAGGTGAAGGTGGCGAAGATCCTATTCGTTACGAAAAAACAGAAATGCGATCTGCGGTTAAGCAAGTTGCTTCCGGAAGATTTGGTGTAACTATCGAATATTTAACGGAAGCCAACGAAATCCAAATTAAAGTTGCTCAAGGCGCAAAACCAGGCGAAGGCGGACAACTTCCGGGTTATAAAGTAGACGAATGGATTGGGAAAGTGCGTCATTCCACACCGGGCGTGAGTTTGATTTCACCACCACCACATCACGATATTTATTCTATTGAAGATTTAGCCCAACTTATTTATGATTTAAAATCAGCTAATCCTTCGGCGAGAATCAATGTGAAATTGGTTTCCAAAGCTGGCGTAGGAACAATTGCAGCCGGAGTGGTAAAAGCAAAAGCCGAAGCTATTATGATTTCGGGTTACGATGGCGGAACCGGAGCTTCACCAATTAGTTCTATTCAACACGCGGGTTTACCGTGGGAACTAGGTTTGGCAGAAGCCAATCAAACTTTGGTAATGAATGGTTTACGCGATCGTGTCGTTTTACAAACAGATGGTCAATTGCGCACGGCTAAAGACATTGCTATTGCTACACTTTTAGGTGCCGAAGAATGGAGTATTTCTACTGCTGCTTTGATTACGCAAGGTTGTATTATGATGCGCAAATGTCATACGAATACATGTCCGGTTGGTGTTGCAACCCAAAACAAAACATTGCGTGAATTATTCAAAGGCAAACCCGAATATGTCATCAATTATTTCACACATATTGCTACGGAACTTCGCGAAATTATGGCTTCTCTTGGTTTCCGAACCATTAATGAAATGGTTGGTCAAGTAGATGTTTTAAAAGTAGATCCGAATAGCAGCACCATTTGGAAAACCAAAACACTAAACTTAGACGCTCTTTTGTATAAAGCGCACAACACTTACAACATTCCAAATCATATTTTTAGTTGTCAGGCTTTTAATTTGGAAGGAAGTTTAAACCAAAGAATTGTTGACGAAATTTTCCCGCGTTTCAAAGGCGAGAATTTCATTGAAAAAAATTACACGATTTTTAATTTAGACCGAAGTGTTGGAACTACCTTATCGCATTACATGGTAAAATATGAAAAGGAAAATCTTGAAAAAACACCATATATTAAATTGAATTTCATTGGCTCTGCCGGACAAAGTTTTGGTGCTTTTGCGCATGCTAATTTGTTCTTAAATTTAATTGGTCAAGCCAACGATTATTTTGGAAAAGGACTTTCGGGCGGTCAATTGGTCGCTAAAAAAGCAAAAGAAGCAACCTTTTTATCGCGAGAAAATTCCATCGTGGGTAATGTTGCTTTATATGGTGCAACTTCCGGAAATATTTTTATCAACGGACGAGCCGGCGAACGCTTTGCAGTTCGTAATTCGGGTGCCGATGTGATTGTGGAAGGCGTTGGTGCACATGGTTGCGAATATATGACCGGAGGAAAAGTGATTGTCCTAGGAACCATTGGTAAAAATTTTGGTGCCGGAATGAGCGGAGGAATTGCGTATCTCTACAAAACGCAAGAAAATTTAGAAGCTATGGTGAATTTCGAAATGCTAGAATTCGATGAAATTACTACTAACGAACATGAATTTCTATTCGATAAAATTCAGGAACACATTCGATTAACCAATAGTACACTTGGGAAAGAAATTTTAGCCGATTGGAACGTTACAAAACATCACTTAGTGAAATTAATTCCTAACGAATACAAAAAAATCATTTTGGCAACCCAAACAAAAGTTGCAGAATACTAA
- a CDS encoding glutamate synthase subunit beta, whose amino-acid sequence MDGFLKYKRELPQKQEVAERVKHFTEFTSPFDSKNEQEQSARCMDCGVPFCHYKCPLDNNISDFNKAAFEGRWLDAYHILSKTNPFPEFTGRICPAPCEQGCVLGINSDAVTIEEIEKTIIEKAFENNWIINEEPKERNGIKIAIIGSGPSGLAAAYYLNSYGYSVAVYEKDKEFGGLLTYGIPDFKLNKSVVKRRIELLKEVGIEFHSQTEIGKDIPLTELEQQFDKIIFAIGAQKERQYDISLENFSNAHYAMEYLTETNKLVSGEINSKEINANGKHVVVIGGGDTGSDCIGTANREGALSVTELDYHEKPPKDRSEKTPWPLDAYQYKDSTSHEEGSQRIFKNYATQFNVDENKAIVSITISEVTLGFDQNGNRTKEIVANTSRTIPCDLVLIAIGFTGSIAISGNHINWNREKFARKNYSTSNSKYLTIGDARIGASLVVNAIADGRNLAHSLNKNN is encoded by the coding sequence ATGGACGGATTTTTAAAATATAAAAGAGAATTACCTCAAAAACAAGAAGTTGCAGAAAGAGTAAAACATTTTACCGAATTCACTTCTCCTTTTGACTCAAAAAACGAACAAGAACAATCGGCTCGTTGCATGGATTGTGGCGTTCCGTTTTGCCATTACAAATGTCCGTTGGACAATAATATTTCCGATTTTAACAAAGCGGCTTTTGAAGGTCGTTGGCTAGATGCCTATCATATTTTGTCGAAAACCAATCCTTTTCCCGAGTTTACCGGAAGAATTTGCCCGGCTCCATGCGAACAAGGTTGTGTTTTAGGCATTAATAGTGATGCCGTAACCATTGAAGAAATTGAAAAAACGATAATCGAAAAAGCGTTTGAAAACAATTGGATTATCAACGAAGAACCGAAAGAGCGAAACGGAATTAAAATTGCCATCATTGGTTCCGGCCCCTCGGGTTTAGCTGCTGCTTACTATTTAAATTCGTATGGTTATAGTGTTGCTGTTTACGAAAAAGATAAAGAATTTGGTGGTTTGTTGACCTACGGAATTCCCGATTTTAAACTGAACAAATCGGTAGTCAAAAGAAGAATCGAGCTGTTAAAAGAAGTCGGAATTGAATTTCATTCTCAAACGGAAATCGGAAAAGACATTCCGCTAACGGAACTCGAACAGCAATTCGACAAAATCATATTTGCTATTGGAGCGCAAAAAGAACGTCAGTATGATATTTCTTTAGAAAATTTCAGCAACGCGCATTATGCCATGGAATATTTAACGGAAACCAATAAATTAGTTTCTGGCGAAATCAACTCAAAAGAAATCAATGCCAACGGAAAACACGTTGTGGTCATTGGCGGTGGCGATACCGGTTCTGATTGCATTGGAACAGCCAATCGAGAAGGTGCTTTATCTGTCACCGAATTGGATTATCATGAAAAGCCTCCTAAAGATCGTTCCGAAAAAACGCCTTGGCCTTTAGATGCTTACCAATATAAAGATTCGACTTCTCACGAAGAAGGCAGCCAACGCATTTTTAAAAATTATGCCACCCAATTCAATGTTGACGAAAACAAAGCGATCGTTTCCATAACCATTAGCGAGGTAACTCTTGGTTTTGACCAAAACGGCAACCGAACCAAAGAAATTGTTGCCAACACTAGCCGAACCATTCCTTGCGATTTGGTTTTAATCGCCATCGGGTTCACGGGTTCTATTGCTATTTCTGGAAACCACATTAATTGGAACAGAGAAAAATTTGCTCGTAAAAATTACAGTACTTCAAATTCTAAATATCTCACTATTGGCGATGCCCGAATTGGCGCTTCGTTGGTAGTAAACGCTATTGCCGATGGTAGAAATTTAGCGCATTCACTTAATAAAAATAATTAG